Genomic segment of Schistocerca nitens isolate TAMUIC-IGC-003100 chromosome 9, iqSchNite1.1, whole genome shotgun sequence:
aactcgcccttttttcacatgatatctagcgaaccatggatgaagggtatcagacggatgccatattccttgacttccggaaagcgtttgactcggtgcccctctgcagactcctaactaaggtacgagcgtatgcgattggttctcaaatatgtgagtggctctaagacttcttaagtaatagaacccagtacgttgtcctcgatggtgagtgttcatcggaggtgagggtatcatctggagtgccccagggaagtgtggtaggtccgctgttgttttctatctacataaatgatcttttgggtagggtggatagcaatgtgcggctgttagctgatgatgctgtggtgtacgggaaggtgtcgtcgttgagtgactgtaggaggatacaagatgacttggacagcatttgtgattggtgtaaacaatggcagctaactctaaatatagataaatgtaaattaatgcagatgaataggaaaaagaatcccgtaacgtttgaatactccattagtagtgtagcgcttgacacagtcacgtcgattaaatatttgggcgtaacattgcagagtgatatgaagtggaagatgcatgtaatggcagttgtggggaaggcggatagtcgtcttcggttcattggtagaattttgggaagatgtggttcatcagtaaaggaggccgcttataaaaacactaaaacgttctattcttgagtactgcttgagcgtttggatccctatcatgtcggattgagggaggacatagaagcaattcagaggctggctgctagatttgttactggtaggtttgatcatcacgcgagtgttacggaaatgcttcaggaactcgtgtgggagtctctggaggagaggaggcgttcttttcgtgaatagctactgacgaaatttatagaaccagcatttgaggctgacagcagtacagttttactgccgccaacttatatttcgcggaaagaccacaaacataagagagattagggctcgtacagaggcatataggcagtcgtttttccctcgttctgtttgggagtgcccgcatctcgtggtcgtgcggtagcgttctcgcttcccacgcccgggttcccgggttcgattcccggcggggtcagggattttttctgcctcgtgatggctgggtgttgtgtgctgtccttaggttagttaggtttaagtagttctaagttctaggggacttatgaccacagcagttgagtcccatagtgctcagagccatttgaaccatttttttgtttgggagtggaacagggagagaagatgctagttgtggtacgaggtaccctccgccacgcaccgtatggtggattgcggagtatgtatgtagatgtagatgtagatttatcgtctagtaaagtcatcagaatatgaaaactaattgcaaaatgatttagatgaaatATCGGTATGGTGCGAATAATGGCAattttgaacctaaataacgaaaagtgtgggtcaTTGGCGTGAGTGCTACAAAAGAAATCAGTAAAATTTTGGTTACGCGATTAATCACAGAAATCCAGAAGCTGTCAGTTCAAGTAACAGTCTTAAATTGTACgatcatgtagataatgttgtggggaaggtaaaccgaagactgcgttttattagcagaacagaagatgcaacatGTCTGCTAACGGGACTCTGTACAcagtatgcttgtccgtcctctgctagagtattgctgtgcgatgtaggatccgtaccagataggattgacggaggacatcgaagaagtgcaaagaagggaaactcgttttgtatcatcgcgaaataggggagcgaGTGTTACGGGTATGATACCGAGTTGagttggtaatcattaaaacaaaggcgttcttagTTGTAGGGAGAtttttcccgaaatttcaatctCTAATTATCTCTCCCGGTTGTGAAAAAGTTTTGTTGTTGACGCccgcctacacagggagaaataaacATCGTACTAAAATAAAGAGATTTCAGAGCTCGTATGGAGAGACTTAGGTGTTTGTCTTtcttgcgcgctgttcgagagtggaacagtaaaaaaaaatactgtaaagtGGATCGGTGAACCGTCCGCCGGGGAAAGTTAAAACAAGGTTTTTTGGTTTTAGAACTGAAGTTCGAATTTCtgtataataaattattttaagcaAAATGCATGATGTAATTTCGGCCCAGAACTTTACCACCTCTTCCCCGTTTCTACCACTACAGCTTTCGTCTATATTATGCAATAACAAGGTCGCATCGTCTGCGGTGATCCTCAGGCTTATTGTGATGCAAAAGTTGGAGTCTGTAAGCTCGCAACTGGGGACGTTTGTGTACAGTGTTGTGTACATTCGAACAGGGGGCGGCTAGTTCCCTACTGCAGCTTGTCTAACCTATTTACGGGGGCTTCTAACGAATGATTTGCGCACACTTCTCATGCCCTCTTCATTCACATGCTTTTTAAGTAGTTTTCCAGCTTTTGAAATAAATCGTACTGTTTCTCAAAGAGTTCTGTCTCAGAGATAAATGGGAGGATCTATAttccactctcttcttgcacgCCGCTGAGCTCGCGTTTCACATCTTAATTCTGCATCTTTCGTTGTGTCGCCCACATGCTGTTAGCAGTACGTCTGCCTGTTGCACAATAAACATTTGTACGCATGCGCCATGCGGCACagtgctgttcatgaaatggtgagAATCGCATCTCGAAAAGTGTCTCTAGCGACTGCGTACTTACGCGACAACATAAATCGAGTTCTTTCGTTAAAAGCACTTGTTGGTGTATACCTCCTGCCAAGACACCCTGTATTGTGTGGTTCCTGTTGAAATGACATCAGGCAGTGGTTTTGCAGCCCTTAATACCTAGTGTTACACTGCGGATCCTGTCTGACGGCGTTTATGTTTTGAATATGCGATAACTAGggatttattacatttatttaggtTGTGGACTGTGTGGCATTCCTGCAGCTCCCGTGACATTTCGTTTACTTTCCCCAAGAGCTTCGCTTTGGTACGACCTCTTTTACAAATATTTTATCGATTTCCAGCAAAGTCTATTTCTTCACATACAATTATGTCACATAATGATACAAACAGGACATTAGTCTGATCTGATTACGAAATATAAAACATAATTGTGCAACACAATTAGTTTACAAAGTTTCTGACTGCACCACTGTAATATAAGCCTCAATTTTTGATCTAGAATCCAGTTATACAAATACGCAGATAAACATAAGAAAAGTTCTGCAAATTTTATAGTTTCGTTCCACGAAGAAGGATGACATGGCAAATATATTTGGCAGCGGACCTATTCGTTCGACTAAGAACTACTATAAAAGATATAATCTTCAATTTTAAAAATACTGTGCAGTATAACTGTTCTCGGATGATCCTGTTTATCACATTCTGTTTCAAGTTCTTTGTTGTGTCTATTTTCGCAACAGCTGTATATGAATGGCAGTAGTTCATTCAAATATATACAAACGAAAAAAAacgtgtaatatttcaggacactaaatgaaaatgctttgtaactaagGCGAAACGAGTCTGGGCGGTACAAGTTAAAAACATGAGTGGGAAGGAAAAGtcatttttcttttgaactactgaAATTTTCATTCTATTGGTATATGCAGAATGTGCTCCTCATTGTGGAACGAATCACAGGCTGGAGAGGGTATTGATTTTAAAGGATCTCTCGCCTGACTTTCTTACATTCACGTAGCCTGCTCTTAATGTGTTAACAGTAATAGTTCCTTTTCTAGCGACCACTGAGCTGAGAAACCAAAGGTCGCCTGAAATCTATTGCTGAATCGACCAGTACCACATGTCTTTGATGTTACGATCCATATGCACTAACATCGTCCGTTCTGTGTTTCCTTGTTTGGCGAGTGTATTATGAAGATCACTATTTGGTAGCAGTATCTCCGTGTGAAGTGGATTGTGCACCATTTCTGCCAGTTGGTCAATACCGTCTTCTCAGCTACTAACGGAGTGTGCAGTTCTTTTGTACTTCGTCTCCTTTTCGGGCGCTCGCAATTAAGTTTTATTACGAAGCAAAACGCTGCTCCCAATTCGCTTCCGCGAAACAGGGGTGGCTGTTGGAATCTGCGAATGCCTGGGGCGTGTTTGTGCTACATTGATAATTCAGGGCTCATTTCTGCTGAAACCTCTGTTGATTTACCAAACTTCTCGTTCCTGGCTGACTTTCCAACGTAGCTACTACACGAATACATATTAAACACGTCATCTAATGCCGCATCTGCACTTTCAAAGTTTTCTCGTTATTCGAAGAACAATTTTGTGAAATTCCAACATTTAATGGCTTAGAAAAGTACATATTATTCTTGCTCTGttaattaaaaactgaaaaaattgtaatGTGTATGTAGGTGCGTGGGTGGGATTCACATTATCAGTACAAATGTCAGTGTTCGATGCCTGATTAACCGTAGAATTTTTCTGGCAGCTGAAACGACCATCTCTTGCGGCACTACTTTATCATAACGAAGAGTCTACTTTGCACTTGCTGGAACTGAATATCGAACTGCAGCTGACCCAGAAGCCATTATCGCTAACGTTATGTCATCTCCAGAAGCATGATCTATACTAAGGCACCATTCATACCAACCACTGGGCTAATGACACATTCGCTTTACTACGTGTATCAACAAAAATTTGGAGCTCTTAACTCACAATGGACTCTATGAAACGCATTCACGTTAGTAGTGACGATTCAGTCTGACAAAAAACGCGCACGATGGAAAAAACTAACAaagggaactccccatcgcactcatctcagatttagtggtaagctgacccagtggatagcccgaCAGAACCTGAACACAAAgaccaagcacgaaaacaggaggaaggtgtactgaactatgaaaataaagcaaaatagaaatagtgaattgTCCAAGCTCAGGATGCGCATCTGAATAACCCCGGTGTCGTgattatgtggtcacggtgttggactccgAACGGTAGGATCTGTCTTCAAATCTTCCTCGGGTTCCATAATttttttccccacaaaattatgaactttccggcCGGTGACAGACGTGTCTGTGTCAAATTTGCACCTGTGTCGTggcgtaacgtccgtttgcaacagtgaggcGTAAGTTAAGGTCCTCCTTTTTGTTCTACACAGGTACCAcacgttatgactcttgcgttccgttttggaaggttTCACTCTtcacacaattttggtaaacatttttggaacagtgatcagtaaagtattatattttaactaaagttcagtcttgatcacaacacttacgtctcaataacataggtgaccggtttcggatatatttatataaccatcttcagatccatggcttccttggaggatggtaggcggagctctcctcagctgccagggaagccatgggtctgaagatggttatataaatataaccgaaagcggtcacctatgttattgagacataagtgttgtgatcaagactgaactttagttaaaatatttgACTCCTCAGTTGCTTTGTTGTATCATAGTTCACACCCATTTGCTGTAATCATTTCTGTGATAGGTCTATGCGGCACCTCACCTGCTCTCATCATGCATCACATTTACTTGAGACGTTAATATGttcttaccacgtgactcatattctataaccagtgtgtAGGATGACAATGCGAAGACTACAGAAGAagaacagacacctcaatgagcggacggacaattcataattttttgagagaaaaaaaagaacactggGGCACGAGGGTGAACTTTTTTTTGTCATAAGCCTTAAGAGTTTATTCATTTCGTAAGGTAATAGTGAAACTGGAGTACTATATTAACAAATcgttaaccaaccaaccaattaaaaTCAAGGTCATTTTTCATTCAGTCATACTGAATTATTTATGAATTCATTGTTTTTGTGAGATACTTTATTGGAAGTTGGTTACACTGATATCTAAAGGCAAGTGAACAATCTACCTTCTGTACAAAGTCAGACTAAATTATCATAGATTTTACTGTGATAGGACACATGATAAGGATCATAACAGCACGTACCCAGGTACATTTTTCATCACTCGGGTCATATTTGTGTCACCTACTAAAGCTAGAGCTTCCACTTTTGGAAAAAGGGCCATTCACAACATCCTAATCTTAACTTTCATCTTCTTCCTGTGCTTCACCCTTCTCTTGTTTCCTGTTCTATTTACACTGTGATTTAGGCAATTTTTTTTTGCCCCTGCCCCTCTCTTCCTTCGTCTTCTTTCCTAGCACAGGTAACTTTGAAAGCTAATGATTCCAACACATGCTTCAAGTTACTTTCAGTTCTTGTTTAAGTAAACTGAATCTCCTCTTAGACAGCAAATATCGATGATAATTCATATTGTGTGTGCAGAGGCAAAAACGGTCGTGCTGTTTTCTTtgacgctgtcttcgtagttgtgGAATAACCACCTTCTTAATATTCACAAACTTAAcaaagtagcagtagcagtaaacaGAGTGCTTAGGCTCTGCATGCAAGGTACACATTTTTTCCTCACTCTTTAATTACATACACACATATCTAATTGCTCCATAGCAAAAAGAATTGTAAATATAATGACACTGTACGACAGTAAATAAATGGTTGTTAATTTGCTTACAACAAATTTGCAAAGACTAatcaaattatttacaaataaatacagaGAAAAATCTTTCAATACTAGCTACGGCTTTCCAGCTTGTAACCCCGTTTGTGGTGACTTGAGTGGTTCTGCCAGTGCATTTCCTCGTGATTTTCCCTTTGTTTCAGGTGTATAAACTTCAGATGTTTTGTAGTAGGTAAGAATTTTATCCATGATAACAGGATCTAATTTGTATTTCTTAGCTAATAAAGCTGGAGTCTTTTCCTTAGGGTTTTCCTGATGGAGTGTAATAAAATGACGTAAAACAAATCGCCACCGTGGAATCATTTCTGGTTCTTCAAATCCAAATTCAGGAGACTCTACTACTTTGTGTGATTGAGG
This window contains:
- the LOC126204043 gene encoding protein NDUFAF4 homolog, which codes for MGVALSATRRALNRFNVENRAVKEMSKDKPTPAPRHPSMTLAIEQMAKENPDVLNHELTKNTALDSRLKRVFVISKDTQPEVSEPTRPLPQSHKVVESPEFGFEEPEMIPRWRFVLRHFITLHQENPKEKTPALLAKKYKLDPVIMDKILTYYKTSEVYTPETKGKSRGNALAEPLKSPQTGLQAGKP